The following proteins are encoded in a genomic region of Pikeienuella piscinae:
- a CDS encoding SMP-30/gluconolactonase/LRE family protein produces MIDLDALSFIGAGLRRPECALAHGSGIVFAPDWTGKGGVAILAPSGAVRRIEARWPQPLRPNGIALEAGGAFLLAHLGDEDGGVFRMDHAGAIEPVLTEIGGRALPPTNFVLVDAEGRLWVTVSTTIQPRADDYRKDACTGFVVLIDGAGARIVADGLGYANECALSPDGRRFYVNETFARRTSVFDIGANGALANRRTFAAYGPGTYPDGLVFDAEGGLWVTSIVSNRVIRVRPDGAQEIVVEDVAPAHLDWTEAAWATDAMGRPHLDTAGGRILKNISNLAFRGETLEEAVLGCLLGDRLAVFSSPVPGHPPPHWRVDLGPLACVLD; encoded by the coding sequence ATGATCGACCTTGACGCCCTGAGCTTTATCGGCGCCGGCCTTCGGCGGCCCGAATGCGCGCTGGCGCACGGGTCGGGAATCGTCTTCGCGCCGGATTGGACCGGGAAGGGCGGCGTGGCGATCCTCGCGCCGTCGGGCGCCGTCAGGCGGATCGAGGCGCGCTGGCCCCAGCCTCTGCGTCCGAACGGGATCGCGCTGGAGGCGGGGGGGGCGTTCCTGCTCGCTCATCTCGGAGACGAAGATGGCGGTGTTTTCCGCATGGATCACGCGGGCGCGATCGAACCGGTGCTGACGGAGATCGGCGGGCGCGCTCTGCCGCCGACGAATTTTGTGCTCGTCGACGCCGAGGGGCGGCTCTGGGTCACGGTCTCCACCACCATCCAGCCCCGAGCGGACGATTATCGGAAGGACGCCTGTACCGGCTTCGTCGTTCTGATCGACGGCGCCGGCGCGCGGATCGTTGCCGACGGACTCGGGTACGCGAATGAATGCGCGCTATCGCCGGACGGCCGGAGGTTCTACGTCAACGAGACGTTCGCGCGCCGCACATCGGTGTTCGACATCGGCGCGAACGGCGCGCTGGCCAACCGCCGGACCTTCGCCGCCTACGGGCCCGGAACCTATCCCGACGGTCTGGTCTTCGACGCGGAGGGCGGGCTCTGGGTCACCTCGATCGTCTCCAATCGCGTCATCCGCGTTCGCCCCGACGGCGCGCAGGAGATCGTCGTCGAGGACGTCGCACCAGCGCATCTCGACTGGACCGAAGCGGCGTGGGCGACGGATGCGATGGGCCGGCCGCATCTCGACACCGCCGGCGGGCGCATTCTGAAGAACATCTCGAACCTCGCCTTCAGGGGCGAAACGCTTGAAGAAGCGGTGCTCGGCTGCCTCCTCGGCGACCGTCTCGCGGTGTTTTCAAGCCCGGTTCCGGGCCACCCGCCCCCACATTGGCGTGTCGATCTCGGCCCGCTTGCTTGCGTTCTCGACTGA
- a CDS encoding ELM1/GtrOC1 family putative glycosyltransferase encodes MTPSPPKPRIWLLFAHHFGDNVQIRAVAEAAAQGDAEITGFQLEFNAMRHYPKALLGATLITLRRDPGFRPPWPDMVISSGRRPIPAARWIRNASGGKTRIVWIGRPCIPLDQVDLVLTTPQYMLPPAPNVVMFSMPFGVTTAATRRKRAVALLGGSSKAAHVTLAYVDRFADAAAAMAAKSGLPLSVSTSPRSPEGAAARLARRLPEAEIYDFRARKGEDNPYRRWLAEAGACLVSGDSISLLSDALGAGAPVSLLPTPARALLARFGDTWWGRRWFKNNGNRAWFRPPAHLPAIHARLVALGLARWEDGLLRIDDVTPTVRAEHAEGIRRVRAVLHAPR; translated from the coding sequence ATGACTCCCTCCCCACCGAAGCCGCGCATATGGCTGCTCTTCGCGCATCATTTCGGCGACAATGTCCAGATTCGCGCGGTGGCGGAGGCGGCGGCGCAGGGTGACGCTGAGATCACCGGGTTCCAGCTCGAATTCAACGCCATGCGGCATTACCCCAAGGCGCTGCTCGGCGCGACGCTGATCACGCTGAGGCGCGATCCGGGCTTTCGGCCGCCCTGGCCGGACATGGTGATCAGCAGCGGCCGGCGCCCGATCCCGGCGGCGCGCTGGATCCGCAACGCTTCCGGCGGGAAGACAAGGATCGTGTGGATCGGGCGGCCCTGCATCCCGCTCGATCAGGTCGACCTCGTGCTGACGACGCCGCAATACATGCTGCCCCCCGCGCCGAACGTGGTGATGTTCTCGATGCCATTCGGGGTGACGACGGCCGCCACCCGGCGCAAGCGCGCGGTGGCGCTGCTCGGCGGCTCCAGCAAGGCTGCCCATGTCACGCTGGCCTATGTCGACCGCTTCGCCGACGCCGCCGCCGCAATGGCCGCGAAGAGCGGTTTGCCGCTCTCGGTCTCGACCTCGCCGCGCAGCCCCGAAGGCGCAGCCGCACGGCTCGCCCGGCGACTGCCGGAAGCGGAGATCTATGACTTTCGGGCGCGCAAGGGCGAGGACAACCCCTATCGGCGCTGGCTGGCGGAGGCCGGGGCCTGTCTCGTGTCAGGCGACAGCATCTCGCTCCTGTCCGATGCGCTCGGCGCGGGCGCGCCGGTCAGTCTCCTGCCGACGCCTGCGCGCGCGCTGCTGGCGCGCTTTGGCGACACCTGGTGGGGCCGGCGCTGGTTCAAGAATAACGGCAATCGCGCCTGGTTCCGCCCGCCGGCGCATCTGCCGGCGATCCACGCGCGACTGGTGGCGCTCGGCCTCGCGCGGTGGGAAGACGGGCTTTTGCGGATCGACGACGTGACGCCGACGGTGCGCGCCGAACACGCGGAAGGGATCCGGCGGGTCCGCGCCGTTCTTCACGCGCCGCGCTGA
- a CDS encoding DUF2332 domain-containing protein — translation MTNAVAAHFRAQAQACRRLGSPFTADLLARLIAAPIEASRFGARILGWKGEPGADALALRAAGALHALALSGRAPALTAAYPPAPGPDAELLAETVASHDAWLFPWLDSPPQTNEVARSGVLLGGLLTIATETGKSLELLEIGASAGLNLVPDRYRYALGVGNWGDAAATPLIECEWRGAAPPFDARLDIAARAGVDLRPVDPALRPSPLLCYVWPDQHARRARLEAALDRLAASGLKVAAGDAAEWLALRLREPQAAGRARVILHSIMWMYLPESTRAVIDAEISAAGARASQDRPLAHLRLEPDGVQGSAAIRLTTWPGGEPRLLGRGDYHGRWADWV, via the coding sequence ATGACGAACGCGGTTGCGGCCCATTTCCGCGCGCAAGCGCAGGCTTGCCGCCGGCTCGGCTCGCCCTTCACCGCGGACCTGCTGGCCCGCCTGATCGCCGCGCCCATCGAGGCGAGCCGGTTCGGCGCCCGGATCCTGGGCTGGAAGGGTGAGCCGGGGGCGGACGCGCTCGCGCTCCGCGCCGCAGGCGCGCTGCACGCATTGGCGCTCTCGGGCCGAGCGCCGGCGCTGACCGCCGCCTATCCGCCGGCGCCAGGGCCGGATGCGGAGCTGCTGGCGGAAACGGTGGCGTCGCATGACGCCTGGCTCTTCCCCTGGCTCGACAGCCCGCCGCAAACCAACGAGGTCGCCCGCTCCGGCGTTCTGCTCGGCGGGCTTCTGACCATCGCGACGGAGACCGGCAAGTCGCTGGAGCTTCTGGAGATCGGCGCCAGCGCCGGGCTGAACCTGGTCCCCGACCGTTACCGCTACGCGCTCGGAGTCGGGAATTGGGGAGACGCCGCCGCGACGCCGCTGATCGAATGCGAATGGCGCGGCGCGGCGCCGCCGTTCGACGCGAGGCTGGATATCGCGGCGCGGGCCGGGGTCGATCTCCGGCCGGTAGATCCCGCCCTCCGGCCCTCGCCCCTTCTCTGCTATGTCTGGCCCGATCAGCATGCGCGCCGCGCACGGCTGGAAGCGGCGCTCGATCGGCTTGCGGCGAGCGGCCTGAAGGTGGCGGCGGGCGATGCGGCGGAATGGCTCGCCCTCCGGCTCCGGGAGCCGCAGGCGGCCGGCCGCGCCCGGGTGATCCTGCACTCGATCATGTGGATGTATCTGCCCGAGTCGACACGCGCCGTCATCGACGCGGAGATTTCGGCCGCCGGCGCGCGGGCCTCGCAGGACCGCCCGCTCGCGCATCTGAGGCTGGAGCCGGACGGCGTCCAGGGCTCCGCCGCGATTCGGCTGACGACATGGCCTGGCGGAGAGCCCCGCCTGCTGGGACGGGGCGATTATCATGGGCGCTGGGCCGATTGGGTCTGA
- a CDS encoding LysR substrate-binding domain-containing protein encodes MSLSPPRGPGLPLTALRAFEAAARLGGFAAAAEELSVTPGAVAQQVKALEAAIGAKLFARRAQGVELTPLGASALGGLSAAFDRLGAAATALRAGAGPRAVRIAALPAIAQLWLSPRLAGLRQAAPEITVSVAAIERAPNLLREAFDIAVFLDEAEGAADALDLGADVIFPVAAPSVARRLRRPADLGRESLLSDTAWSDDWARWAAAVPAAPRRAPAGPVFSLYALAVEAAESGGGVLIGHGHLVRRQMKTGRLIAPFPERVATGRRLTLSLARPAAKGGATARIAAMLAAG; translated from the coding sequence ATGTCCCTCTCCCCGCCCCGCGGCCCCGGCCTGCCGCTCACCGCGCTCCGCGCCTTCGAGGCGGCGGCGCGGCTTGGCGGCTTCGCGGCGGCGGCGGAGGAGCTCTCGGTGACGCCGGGCGCGGTGGCGCAGCAGGTCAAGGCGCTGGAGGCGGCGATCGGCGCGAAGCTCTTCGCGCGCCGGGCGCAGGGGGTCGAGCTGACGCCGCTCGGCGCTTCAGCGCTGGGCGGGCTTTCCGCCGCCTTCGACCGGCTCGGCGCGGCTGCAACCGCGCTCAGGGCCGGAGCCGGGCCACGCGCGGTCAGGATCGCCGCGCTACCCGCCATCGCGCAGCTCTGGCTCTCGCCGCGCCTCGCGGGGCTGCGGCAGGCGGCGCCGGAGATCACCGTCTCCGTCGCGGCCATTGAACGTGCGCCCAATCTGCTGCGGGAGGCATTCGACATCGCGGTTTTCCTCGACGAGGCCGAAGGTGCGGCCGACGCACTCGACCTCGGAGCGGACGTGATCTTTCCGGTCGCGGCGCCCTCCGTGGCCCGGCGCCTCCGCCGCCCCGCCGATCTGGGCCGCGAGTCTCTGCTGAGCGACACCGCCTGGTCCGATGACTGGGCGCGCTGGGCCGCCGCCGTTCCAGCCGCGCCGCGCCGGGCGCCCGCCGGCCCGGTCTTCTCGCTCTACGCGCTGGCGGTCGAAGCGGCGGAGAGCGGCGGCGGCGTGCTGATCGGGCATGGCCATCTGGTGCGCCGGCAGATGAAAACCGGCCGACTGATCGCGCCCTTCCCGGAGCGGGTCGCGACCGGCCGGCGCCTGACGCTCAGCCTCGCCCGCCCGGCGGCGAAGGGCGGCGCTACGGCGCGGATCGCGGCGATGCTGGCGGCGGGCTGA
- a CDS encoding HIT family protein has translation MTETAPNATFAKFGWPETGIAELEHWGVMLRPDQPTLGALVLACKQPVTAFGDVDAAGCKELGVAVRAVEAMLQAAIGYEKINYLMLMMVDPDVHFHVIPRYDGAKTFDALEIEDQGWPGPPALAACQTPDAAQRAALIAHLGAHWPL, from the coding sequence ATGACCGAGACCGCCCCCAACGCCACCTTCGCCAAGTTCGGCTGGCCCGAAACCGGCATCGCGGAGCTCGAACATTGGGGGGTGATGCTGCGCCCCGACCAGCCGACGCTCGGCGCGCTCGTCCTCGCCTGCAAGCAGCCGGTCACGGCCTTCGGCGATGTCGACGCGGCGGGGTGCAAGGAGCTTGGCGTCGCCGTGAGGGCGGTGGAGGCGATGCTTCAAGCCGCCATCGGCTATGAGAAGATCAACTACCTGATGCTCATGATGGTGGACCCGGACGTCCATTTCCACGTCATCCCGCGCTATGACGGCGCGAAGACGTTCGATGCGCTGGAGATCGAGGATCAGGGCTGGCCCGGCCCGCCCGCGCTTGCCGCCTGTCAGACGCCCGACGCAGCGCAGAGGGCGGCGTTGATCGCGCATCTTGGCGCTCATTGGCCGCTCTAG
- a CDS encoding NTP transferase domain-containing protein, with the protein MARWKTLVLAGDRGPEDRVARAAGVSTKAFAEIAGAPMIDHVLAALGAAPEIGEIAVSISADAPALPSGVLRLDAAATPATSTAEGLAALGAPLLITTADHPLLTAAMIADFIAGAEASGADAAAGASLRAVVERAGNPARRTYLKFSDGGLSGCNLFAIRTERGGGAVEFWTEIEADRKRPLRMALKVGLPALALYALGRLSRAKAAAMIGAKAGCHAAIVLLDHPEAAHDVDKPADMDFARQRLEARQRGA; encoded by the coding sequence GTGGCGCGCTGGAAAACTCTCGTCCTCGCCGGGGATCGCGGGCCGGAGGACCGGGTGGCGCGGGCCGCCGGCGTCTCCACCAAGGCCTTCGCGGAGATCGCCGGCGCGCCGATGATCGACCATGTGCTGGCGGCGTTGGGCGCGGCGCCGGAGATTGGCGAGATCGCCGTCTCGATTTCGGCGGATGCGCCGGCTTTGCCCTCCGGCGTGTTGCGCCTCGACGCGGCGGCCACCCCGGCGACGAGCACGGCGGAGGGGCTGGCGGCGCTCGGCGCGCCCCTGCTGATCACCACCGCCGATCACCCGCTCCTGACCGCGGCGATGATCGCTGATTTTATCGCCGGGGCGGAGGCGTCGGGCGCGGACGCGGCGGCGGGGGCGAGCCTCCGCGCGGTGGTCGAGCGCGCCGGCAACCCGGCGCGGCGGACCTATCTGAAATTCTCCGATGGCGGGCTTTCCGGCTGCAATCTCTTCGCCATCCGCACCGAGCGCGGCGGCGGCGCGGTGGAATTCTGGACCGAGATCGAGGCCGACCGGAAAAGACCCCTGCGCATGGCGCTCAAGGTCGGGCTCCCTGCGCTTGCGCTTTACGCGCTCGGCCGCCTCAGCCGGGCGAAAGCTGCGGCGATGATCGGAGCGAAGGCTGGGTGCCATGCGGCGATCGTTCTGCTCGATCATCCGGAAGCGGCGCATGATGTCGACAAGCCCGCCGACATGGATTTCGCCCGCCAGCGGCTGGAGGCCCGTCAGCGCGGCGCGTGA
- a CDS encoding isocitrate/isopropylmalate dehydrogenase family protein produces MVQDFNIAVFPGDGIGHEVTPAAETVLAAAAARCGFGLNWNHLQGGAACWRETGHEIPPSDLKTAGAADAIFLAAMGLPEVRHPDGREITPQISIRFHFDLYAGVRPVRPIPGVRPVLADPRAAKMDYVILRESTEGLFAPAAKGSATADEARETMLITRKVSEKLFDFAFRMAEARKAAGHPGKVTCVDKANVFAAFWYFREIFHERAKAFPAITADGAYVDAFAMTMAQKPGAIDVAVTENMFGDILSDLGAALMGGMGYAPSADIGDEHAVFQPCHGTAPDIAGKGLANPTAMILSGAMMLEWLAERQGAPEAACAGGLIRRAVDMAFAGGDLVTCELGGDAGIEAVKTAVLAALERLDV; encoded by the coding sequence ATGGTCCAGGATTTCAACATCGCCGTCTTTCCGGGCGACGGCATCGGCCACGAAGTGACCCCGGCGGCGGAGACGGTGCTGGCGGCGGCGGCGGCGCGCTGCGGTTTCGGGCTGAACTGGAACCATCTTCAGGGCGGCGCGGCGTGCTGGCGCGAAACGGGGCATGAAATTCCCCCCTCCGATCTCAAGACGGCCGGGGCCGCCGACGCGATCTTCCTCGCCGCGATGGGTTTGCCGGAAGTGCGCCATCCCGACGGGCGCGAGATCACGCCGCAGATCTCGATCCGCTTTCATTTCGATCTCTACGCCGGGGTGCGCCCGGTTCGCCCGATCCCCGGCGTCCGCCCGGTGCTGGCCGACCCGCGTGCGGCGAAGATGGATTATGTCATCCTTCGCGAAAGCACCGAGGGGCTTTTCGCCCCCGCCGCCAAGGGGTCTGCGACGGCGGACGAGGCGCGCGAGACGATGCTGATCACCCGCAAGGTTTCCGAAAAGCTCTTTGACTTCGCCTTTCGCATGGCGGAGGCGCGGAAAGCGGCGGGCCATCCCGGAAAGGTCACCTGCGTCGACAAGGCCAATGTCTTCGCCGCCTTTTGGTACTTCCGCGAGATTTTTCATGAGCGGGCGAAGGCTTTCCCCGCGATCACGGCCGACGGCGCCTATGTCGACGCTTTCGCGATGACCATGGCGCAGAAGCCGGGCGCGATCGACGTTGCGGTCACCGAGAACATGTTCGGCGATATCCTCTCCGATCTCGGCGCGGCGCTGATGGGCGGCATGGGTTATGCGCCCTCCGCCGATATCGGCGACGAGCACGCGGTCTTCCAGCCCTGTCACGGGACGGCGCCGGATATCGCGGGCAAGGGCCTCGCCAACCCGACCGCGATGATCCTCTCGGGTGCGATGATGCTCGAATGGCTGGCGGAGCGGCAAGGCGCGCCAGAAGCCGCCTGCGCCGGCGGCCTGATCCGCCGCGCGGTCGACATGGCCTTCGCCGGCGGCGATCTGGTGACGTGCGAACTTGGCGGCGACGCCGGGATCGAAGCGGTGAAGACGGCGGTGCTGGCTGCGCTCGAGCGGCTGGATGTCTGA
- a CDS encoding Gfo/Idh/MocA family protein, giving the protein MSDPEMRVALVGAGYFGRFHADAWARIEGAELVAVVDSDSTTAEGLGAPVFADAVEMARALTPDIIDIAVPPAAHLGLIEALAPLCARLICQKPFCRDLAEAERATAVAARGGARLIIHENIRNQPWYAEAARLIRDGAIGDPWSLSFRLRPGDGRGAEAYLARQPYFQKMERFLVHETAIHWIDLFRAIFGEPEGVYADLRRLNPAIRGEDAGIVILDWPDGRRALFDGNRLADHAATDRRRTMGEFLAEGDSGALRIDGEGRIFLRKIEENAEREHRFDWRDRNFGGDCVYISCMNYLDSFRTGAPNPTEAAAYLANLRIEQAIYESAAEGRRVVPG; this is encoded by the coding sequence ATGTCTGACCCGGAGATGCGTGTCGCGCTGGTCGGCGCGGGCTATTTCGGCCGCTTTCACGCTGACGCCTGGGCGCGCATCGAGGGCGCCGAGCTGGTCGCGGTGGTCGACAGCGACTCGACGACGGCCGAAGGGCTGGGCGCGCCGGTTTTCGCCGACGCGGTGGAGATGGCGCGCGCGCTGACCCCCGACATCATCGACATCGCCGTTCCGCCCGCCGCGCATCTCGGCCTGATCGAGGCCTTGGCGCCGCTCTGCGCGCGCCTCATCTGCCAGAAGCCTTTCTGCCGCGATCTGGCCGAGGCGGAGCGCGCCACGGCCGTGGCCGCCCGGGGAGGCGCGCGCCTCATCATCCATGAGAATATTCGCAACCAGCCCTGGTATGCGGAGGCCGCGCGGTTGATTCGCGACGGCGCCATAGGCGACCCTTGGTCGCTTTCCTTTCGCCTTCGCCCCGGCGACGGGCGCGGCGCCGAAGCCTATCTCGCCCGCCAGCCCTATTTTCAGAAGATGGAGCGGTTTCTGGTCCATGAAACCGCGATCCACTGGATCGATCTCTTTCGCGCGATCTTCGGCGAGCCGGAAGGGGTCTACGCCGATCTGCGCCGGCTCAACCCGGCGATCAGGGGCGAGGACGCCGGGATCGTCATCCTCGACTGGCCGGACGGGCGGCGTGCGCTCTTCGACGGCAATCGCCTCGCCGATCACGCCGCAACCGACCGGCGCCGGACGATGGGCGAGTTTCTGGCCGAAGGCGATTCCGGCGCGCTCCGCATCGACGGCGAGGGGCGGATTTTCCTTCGAAAAATCGAAGAGAACGCCGAACGGGAGCATCGCTTCGACTGGCGAGACAGGAATTTCGGCGGCGACTGCGTCTATATTTCATGCATGAACTATCTTGACAGTTTCCGGACCGGCGCTCCTAATCCGACCGAGGCGGCCGCATATCTCGCCAACCTCAGGATCGAGCAGGCGATCTACGAGAGCGCCGCCGAAGGACGGAGGGTCGTTCCCGGATGA
- the kynA gene encoding tryptophan 2,3-dioxygenase yields MKREKPKHEAEAEGARMSFEGAMAYGDYLKLDRILDAQAPLSSAHDEMLFIIQHQTSELWMKLALHELEAVRRAIRADDMPTALKMMARVSRIFEHLNNAWDILRTMTPSEYTRFRDDLGQSSGFQSWQYRSIEFISGNKAAALLKPHAHRPDVVADLKRRLAEPSLYDEAIRLLARSGLVIAPEALERDWTQPYRADDSVRAAWGEVYRNPEAMWGLYDLAEKLVDFEDYFRRWRFNHVTTVERVIGFKRGTGGTSGVAYLRKMLEVVLFPELWDVRTAL; encoded by the coding sequence ATGAAACGCGAGAAACCGAAGCACGAAGCGGAGGCGGAAGGCGCGCGGATGTCGTTCGAGGGCGCCATGGCCTATGGCGACTATCTGAAGCTCGACCGGATTCTCGACGCGCAGGCCCCGCTCTCCTCCGCGCATGACGAGATGCTGTTCATCATCCAGCACCAGACGAGCGAACTCTGGATGAAACTGGCGCTCCACGAACTCGAAGCCGTGCGTCGCGCGATCCGCGCCGACGACATGCCGACCGCTTTGAAGATGATGGCGCGGGTCAGCCGCATCTTCGAGCATCTGAACAACGCCTGGGACATTCTGCGCACGATGACGCCGAGCGAGTATACGCGGTTTCGCGACGATCTCGGGCAATCTTCCGGCTTCCAGTCCTGGCAATACCGCTCGATCGAATTCATCAGCGGCAACAAGGCGGCGGCGCTGTTGAAACCCCATGCGCATCGGCCGGACGTGGTCGCGGACCTCAAGCGCCGTCTCGCCGAGCCGAGCCTTTATGACGAGGCGATCCGGCTGCTCGCCCGTTCCGGCCTCGTCATCGCGCCGGAGGCGCTGGAGCGCGACTGGACCCAGCCTTACCGCGCCGACGACAGCGTGCGCGCCGCCTGGGGAGAGGTTTACCGCAACCCCGAGGCGATGTGGGGGCTTTACGATCTGGCCGAGAAACTGGTGGATTTCGAAGATTACTTCCGCCGCTGGCGCTTTAATCATGTCACCACGGTCGAGCGGGTGATTGGCTTCAAGCGCGGCACCGGCGGAACATCTGGCGTCGCCTATCTCAGGAAGATGCTGGAGGTTGTGCTCTTCCCCGAGCTTTGGGACGTGCGCACGGCGCTTTAG
- the kynU gene encoding kynureninase has translation MTDIAALDRADPLAAKRAEFLIPEGVIYLDGNSLGPLTKGAQARIASAVADEWGEMLIRGWNDAGWFTAPGRVGDRIGALIGAPPGSVTAADNTSINVFKCLSAALAMRPDRKVVLSDSGNFPTDLYIAEGLIAGLGGGHRLKTVAPEEVADALDEDVAVMMLTEVDYRTGRRHDMAGLTRRAHEVGALAMWDLAHSAGAFEVDLTGAGADFAVGCGYKYLNGGPGAPAFLYVRPERQARVRPLISGWMGHEAPFAFDPDYRPLEGIGRMRVGTPPVISLKGLDAALDVFDGVEMAAIRAKSISLSELFIAEVERRCAGHGLRLVSPRDPAVRGSQVSFAHEQGYAAMQALIARGVIGDFRAPDVMRFGFAPLYLSHADVAAAAGVLAEVLDGRLWDRPEYLTRSDVT, from the coding sequence ATGACAGATATCGCGGCGCTTGACCGGGCCGACCCGCTGGCCGCGAAACGCGCGGAGTTCCTGATCCCCGAGGGGGTCATCTATCTCGACGGCAATTCCCTCGGCCCGCTGACGAAAGGCGCGCAAGCGCGGATCGCCTCCGCCGTGGCCGACGAATGGGGCGAAATGCTGATCCGCGGCTGGAACGACGCCGGCTGGTTCACCGCGCCGGGCCGGGTCGGCGACCGGATCGGCGCGCTGATCGGCGCGCCGCCGGGCAGCGTCACCGCGGCGGACAACACCTCGATCAACGTCTTCAAATGCCTCTCCGCCGCGCTGGCGATGCGCCCGGACAGGAAAGTTGTGCTTTCCGACAGCGGCAATTTTCCCACCGATCTCTATATCGCGGAAGGGCTGATCGCGGGGCTGGGCGGCGGCCACAGGCTGAAGACCGTGGCGCCGGAGGAAGTTGCCGACGCGCTCGACGAGGACGTCGCGGTGATGATGCTGACCGAGGTCGATTATCGCACCGGCCGGCGCCATGACATGGCCGGGCTCACAAGGCGCGCGCATGAGGTCGGGGCGCTGGCGATGTGGGATCTCGCGCATTCCGCCGGGGCGTTTGAAGTCGATCTGACCGGCGCCGGGGCCGATTTCGCGGTCGGCTGTGGCTACAAATACCTGAATGGCGGGCCGGGGGCGCCGGCCTTCCTCTATGTCCGGCCCGAGCGCCAGGCGCGGGTGCGGCCGCTGATCTCCGGTTGGATGGGGCATGAGGCGCCTTTCGCCTTCGATCCGGATTACCGCCCGCTGGAGGGGATCGGCCGGATGCGGGTCGGGACGCCGCCGGTGATCTCGCTCAAAGGGCTCGACGCCGCGCTCGATGTGTTCGACGGCGTGGAGATGGCGGCGATCCGGGCGAAATCGATCTCGCTTTCCGAACTGTTCATCGCCGAGGTCGAGCGGCGCTGCGCCGGTCATGGGCTGCGGCTCGTCTCGCCGCGCGATCCCGCGGTGCGCGGAAGCCAGGTCTCCTTCGCGCATGAGCAGGGTTACGCGGCGATGCAGGCGTTGATCGCGCGCGGCGTGATCGGCGATTTTCGCGCGCCGGACGTCATGCGCTTCGGCTTCGCGCCGCTCTATCTTTCGCACGCAGACGTCGCCGCCGCCGCCGGCGTGCTGGCCGAGGTGCTGGACGGCCGGCTTTGGGACCGGCCCGAATACCTGACGCGGTCGGATGTTACATGA
- the glyA gene encoding serine hydroxymethyltransferase encodes MTALAPRPWLATSSATLISARAEAAAALPAASVADRIEALAVRNREIHERDCFNLNPATNVLNPRAEAILSAGLGSRPSLGQPGEKYEMGLEAIEEIEIIAAELAAEVFDARHVEMRVASGAMSNLYGFMALAKPGDAIIAPPAAIGGHVTHHMAGCAGLYGLRIHEAPVDADGYTVDLDGLATLAARVKPKIITIGGSLNLFPHPVAEAREIADSVGAKLMFDAAHQCGIIAGGAWPNPLKDGAHLMTMSTYKSLGGPAGGLIVTDEPEIAERLDAIAFPGLTANFDVSKTAALAITLADWKACGAAYAARMVALSRALAAALAGAGLPVFAAEQGFTGSHQFALEAARWGGGQAASHHIRPAGFLACGIGLPIAPIVGDMNGLRIGTPELARWGVEEADIPEIAGLLARALTADQPEALSAETRALRARFTEIHFTTGGA; translated from the coding sequence ATGACCGCCCTCGCGCCCCGCCCCTGGCTCGCAACTTCGTCCGCCACGCTGATAAGCGCGCGCGCCGAGGCGGCCGCCGCGCTGCCAGCCGCTTCCGTCGCTGACCGGATCGAGGCGCTCGCGGTGCGAAACCGCGAGATTCATGAGCGCGATTGTTTCAACCTCAACCCCGCGACTAATGTGCTCAACCCGCGCGCCGAGGCGATCCTCTCCGCCGGGCTCGGCTCGCGCCCCTCGCTCGGCCAGCCCGGCGAGAAATACGAGATGGGGCTGGAGGCGATCGAGGAGATCGAGATCATCGCCGCGGAACTGGCGGCGGAGGTGTTCGACGCCCGCCATGTCGAGATGCGCGTCGCTTCCGGCGCCATGTCGAATCTCTACGGCTTCATGGCGCTGGCGAAGCCGGGCGACGCGATCATCGCGCCCCCTGCCGCCATCGGCGGGCATGTCACGCATCACATGGCGGGCTGCGCCGGGCTCTACGGATTGCGGATCCACGAGGCCCCGGTGGACGCCGACGGTTACACCGTCGATCTCGACGGACTGGCGACGCTCGCCGCGCGGGTGAAGCCGAAAATCATCACCATCGGCGGCAGCCTCAACCTCTTCCCGCATCCCGTCGCCGAGGCGCGCGAGATCGCGGACAGCGTTGGCGCGAAGCTGATGTTCGACGCCGCGCATCAATGCGGGATCATCGCCGGCGGGGCCTGGCCGAACCCCCTGAAGGACGGCGCGCATCTGATGACGATGAGCACCTATAAGAGCCTCGGCGGGCCGGCCGGCGGCTTGATCGTCACCGACGAGCCGGAGATCGCCGAGCGGCTGGACGCCATCGCCTTTCCCGGCCTCACCGCGAATTTCGACGTTTCGAAGACCGCCGCGCTGGCGATCACGCTGGCGGATTGGAAGGCCTGCGGCGCGGCCTACGCGGCCCGGATGGTCGCGCTGTCCCGCGCGTTGGCGGCGGCGCTGGCCGGCGCGGGCCTGCCGGTCTTCGCCGCCGAGCAGGGCTTCACCGGTTCGCACCAGTTCGCGCTCGAAGCCGCGCGCTGGGGCGGCGGGCAGGCGGCGTCGCATCATATCCGGCCGGCCGGGTTTCTCGCTTGCGGCATCGGCCTTCCCATCGCGCCGATTGTGGGCGACATGAACGGCCTCCGGATCGGCACGCCGGAACTCGCGCGGTGGGGGGTGGAGGAGGCGGATATCCCGGAGATCGCCGGTCTCCTCGCCCGCGCCCTGACGGCGGATCAGCCCGAGGCGCTCTCGGCCGAGACCCGCGCGCTCCGCGCCCGCTTCACCGAGATTCATTTCACCACGGGTGGCGCATGA